One Anolis carolinensis isolate JA03-04 chromosome 5, rAnoCar3.1.pri, whole genome shotgun sequence DNA segment encodes these proteins:
- the csrp2 gene encoding cysteine and glycine-rich protein 2 has product MPNWGGGNKCGACGRTVYHAEEVQCDGRSFHRCCFLCMVCRKNLDSTTVAIHDEEVYCKSCYGKKYGPKGYGYGQGAGTLNMDRGERLGIKHDNTPSHRPTTSPNTSKFAQKFGGAEKCSRCGDSVYAAEKVIGAGKPWHKNCFRCAKCGKSLESTTLTEKDGEIYCKGCYAKNFGPKGFGYGQGAGALVHAQ; this is encoded by the exons ATGCCAAATTGGGGAGGCGGAAACAAGTGTGGAGCCTGTGGCAGAACAGTATACCATGCAGAAGAGGTTCAGTGTGATGGAAGAAGCTTTCACAGATGCTGCTTTCTTTGTA TGGTCTGCCGGAAGAACTTAGACAGCACAACAGTAGCCATTCACGATGAAGAGGTGTACTGCAAGTCGTGCTACGGAAAGAAGTATGGTCCCAAAGGATATGGCTATGGCCAGGGAGCAGGCACTCTCAACATGGACAGAGGGGAAAGACTGGGCATCAAGCATGACAA CACACCATCCCATCGGCCTACAACAAGTCCAAATACTTCAAAATTTGCCCAAAAATTTGGTGGAGCAGAGAAGTGTTCCAGATGTGGTGATTCTGTATATGCAGCTGAGAAAGTAATAGGAGCTGGAAAG CCTTGGCACAAAAACTGTTTTCGATGTGCCAAATGTGGCAAAAGCCTTGAATCAACAACTCTGACAGAGAAAGATGGTGAAATTTACTGCAAAG GTTGTTATGCAAAAAACTTCGGCCCCAAAGGATTTGGATATGGGCAAGGAGCTGGAGCTCTTGTTCATGCTCAATGA